Within Coffea arabica cultivar ET-39 chromosome 4e, Coffea Arabica ET-39 HiFi, whole genome shotgun sequence, the genomic segment ATCATCTAGTTCACCGAATCAACGGAGTTGAATATCAAGTTCAGACgactttttcttctcttctggGCTGTaaaaagcaaaggaaagaaacattATTCAAATTCAGAAGACAGGGATTTCTTATTTCTTTGGTTTTATCCGTCAATTTTCTATCTTGGTGAGTAGTTAGTATTGTTGATCAATCtcttgaatttcatttgattCTATCATGTGGGTTCTCTTGGCTACTTGCTTTTACTGCATCCcttttgttgtatttttttttttaattttctttgttattttggGTAATTCATTTTCCTTGTAAGGATCGATGCTTTTTGTGCCTTGCCTTGCCTTGATATTTTGGGTATTGTTTTCTTCATCTGGGAAATTCGATTTTTGGTTTGTTTATCAGCATCATTTGCTGTCTTGAATATAGACTTTTGCTGGCTTTTGCCCCactttctttttagttttttaagaGAATTTAAAGGTATTTTATGGTGGTTGAACTTAAAGTCTCTGAGGAGGATTTGctggttttatttcctttattaTTGCAATGTTCTTCCAACTTCTATGATGTAGTTCAGGCTCTGTCTGATTGCTGAAATTTTGGGTGTgcgtggtttttttttttcttataattcttcttttggtCAATTAAGTTGAATAAAAATATTCCAGCTTTAGGCAAGATGCTATGCAAATTTACTTCCAACTCCTGATTGCTTAAAAGTGGTTGAGGCTTTATGTGGATCTCATTAGTGAATTTAGGATGCTTGATCTAAGTTTTTGAATAGTTGCATTCTCATATCCCTTTTTCttgatgaagaaaatttttagttttttcctTGTCTGAATAACTGATATAATTTATTGCTTTCTAGGCCATTGAAAGGGGAAAGGTGATTATTTTCTTCCGCATGCATTTGTTGACTGTAGAGTTGGTTGTTGTCTCTGAAGTTCTGTTTGTATTAGAAATAAATATTGTCGATCGTGTTTCTATTGTAGCTTGCTGGATCAATCTGACTGAGAGTGATGGGAGAGGACTTGATAGTTAAGGTGGACCATGTAATCACACCTGATGCAATGCAATCAGCACCAAAGTCAGAGGGTGGAGGGACTTCTGTAGAAAGTTCTAGCTCTCACCTGGTTAATCCTCCAGCTTCAGTCATTGACATTAAGGAGGACGAAGACGACAGTGTTGGTGAAGATGAACCACTTATTCAAACTGTGGAATGTCGTATTTGCCAGGAAGAAGATAGTATCAAGAATTTGGAGGTACCATGTGCCTGCAGTGGCAGCTTGAAGGTACTTTCTGCTGAAGTTTGGAAATATTAATCTTTGAGCATGTGTACCTTTAAATTTTGACAAGTTTTTGATCCCGTCAGCTATTGACATTAAGGAAATTATGAATGCACTCTATCCAATTTAGTTACTTAAATAGCTGACGTGATAAAAAACTTCATAATCTTTTTTGTAATATTTGTGCTTCCTGTTTGGTGCATTGAAGTTGATATATATCGTGAGCTATTGCTGCAAAATAATTTTGGCTGGATCAACCTGTGAAAACTTATGGTTAAGCAATTTTAGATGTTTTATTTGGCCGTGTTTTGTTGTCTAAATCCTCCTTCGAGAAAGCAGGAGTTGCTTTAATATTTCAGCATAATGCTTCTCTGTCCTGATTAATAGGGATTGGTGGTTTTGTTCTTGTCATGACCAGATACTagttttatttgataaaatcTGCTTGAAAAAGACAATGCCTGAATTACGGTGATTTGCTTCATCATCTCAATTTAATAATTTGAGGCATCTGATACTTGATCTGTTTAGGCACAAGCCTTAAAGCATGTTGATTAGGATATGTGGTCTGCTTGGTTCAAAATCGAAATTGAAGTTCCTGAACACAAAAGCAAAAGGGACTTTTGGTTATGCTCATCTTGATTCATTAAAGGAAGAGAGTTCTATAGACATCATTGTTGCTGCCGCACACAGAGCTTAGCTCATTGGTGCATTACATGATACTTTGTATAACTAACACACAAAAATTGTCCTTTTTTTCTGGCCTGTCTCCAACTCATTATTATTTGTTGAACTTTTATTAGTCAAGAAGGTTGAGTCataatttcttgttttctcacttagaATTATTTCCAATGGATTGATGAATCAGTTTCAAATTATGCTATTTCTCTTCGATTCTGCAAGCAAATGCATGCATGCTTATTGTGTGAGTGATGATCTTGCTCGATCTTGTGCCATCTGTCTTGCTAGATGACATTTTCTTGCTTCTGAGAATTTGCTTTGACCTTGTCAAATATCAGTTTGCTCATAGAGCATGTGTTCAACGTTGGTGCGATGAGAAAGGAGGCATTACTTGTGAGATCTGTCATCAGGTAAGCCAAATACCTTCTTAATTAGCTTATAATTTGAATTCTTTTTGACTATGGACCACTGCCAAactcctcaaaaaaaaaaaaaaaagaatgtctAGACCTGTGTGATACTGTTAATTTTATAGATCTGATTGATATTGTGTTGATTTAAGGATGGGTTCATGAATAAAGAAATCACATTTGTAGGTGAACAATGTCTTTTGCTCATTTTAATATGGGATCGTGTTGGTTTTATAGATATGTTATTTCATACCTTATTGCTTCAGCAATAAATACGCTGTAAAGTTCGATAAATGGTTTTACAGAGGAAAGACCAGAACAGAAGGTGGGCTgggtttttcattttctattttttactttttatttttgaagaggtgactttttatcttttatcaTCTATGGTGGAGAATGAAATTGGTGCTCCTTTAACTGGGAGTTTATCAAAGTCTAATTGTCaaataatttgaaatttatCTGCAAAGTCCTCCATTAGATATCTAGTATCAAGTGCAAATTTGTGTTAATTTGATTACACTTACACAAATGATGAACTGCTATGAGTAACTTAGTAAAGTCTTGATCTCTAAATGCGCAGCCTTACCAACCCAATTATACTGCTCCGCCTCCTACTCATCCTGAAGATACAGCCATTGACATTGGGTAAGCTTTATTTCTTTCATCCTTATGCTTCCCATATTTGTTGAAGAGTCATATGCATATCATCTGATTGCTGGAAGTTACTTTCTGAATATGCTCATAAATGTTAGTTTGTGATTGTACTTCATGTAGAAATTATGAAGGTAAAGCAAAAGTGTAGCTTTTACATTAGTTTCCATGGTGATTAATTTGAAGCTTGAAATTTATCTGAGCAATGCAAGGATACTGTTGATTTATGTCTATGCAAACAGTTTCAGCATTTGATGCTCCTAAATTTGATAGCCTGTTAACATTTTTGCACGTTAATATTTCAAAAGTGCTGTGGATGTCAGTCACCTTTGCTTGTTAATGAACTGATTTTAGTAAGTTTACATGCTGTTGGATATTTATTTgcccttgttttgttttatgacCTAATCTATTGATTATATCTTCAAAGTGAGGGATGGACAATTGCTGGTACTCCTGTGGATCTGAATGACCCTCGACTTATAGCCATGGCTACTGCTGAGCGCCATCTTCTGGAGCCGGAATATGATGAATATGCTGATTCAAGCGCAAGTGGGGCTGCATTCTGCCGTTCTGCTGCTTTAATTGTTAGTCACTGGAATCCTTTCTTGCCCTTATGCTCATATTTTATTACTTGGCAAGTTGGATAGCTCTTGTAATTGTATTTTGTCCTGGAAAATATAGTAGGAGGTCATATGAAATGTAGTTAAAGGTCATGTTAACATTATGAGGTGGATCTTTGGTTACATATTCTGCTCTACATGTTCTGGTGTTGAAGTCATgagaagagaaacaaaaaagagtagGGTTCTGTATGGTGTGGTGGTTGAGACTGGATTGCTCCAAATGCTTAACATGTGATACTCCTCTGTTTTATTACTTTCTTTAGCCGATCATCTGAATTTGGCAGGACTACCATGATCTTGAGCAGTTCCCCGCTTTGCAGCCCTAAAGTCATGTTTTGTGGTGCAACCATTTTTAATCATACTATTAAAAAGCATTGTTTTCCTTCTTAACTTTATTCCCCCTAATTTCTCCTTGGTCAATTTGATTTTGCATTGGTGGAATTTTGGTCCCTTTCTCCATATTATAACGAAGTTGAGCACTGGTTACTCCCTCCCTCCCCCccgtctctctctctttctctctcacaGCCCCATGTGCCAAAAAAATGGGTCGAATCCATCTTTTTAATAGCTTGATTTTTTAGTGTCATGTCTATGGATTATGGGTAATTAATTAGCGGTTTCAGATTTGAGTTCATATTGTGTGGCAGTTAATGGCTCTTCTACTCTTTGAGGCATGTCagttatatattttaattcttGTTGTGTGGCAGTTAATGGCTCTTCTACTCTTGAGGCATGCTCTTACCATTGGAAATGGTGATGGGGATGATGATGATGTTTCTACTTTCTTCGCTGTAAGTGGATTGAACTCTGGCTTTCCTTCAGCATCTGTAGTTGGTGGTATTGAGCATCTATGTTATGTTTGACTGTGTCCAATAATCTGCTGTTCCTTGGTAGCTTTTCTTGCTCCGGGCTGCTGGTTTCCTTCTTCCTTGCTATATCATGGCTTGGGCCATCAGTGTATTGCAGCGTCGAAGGCAAAGACAGGTTAGAGCCATTTCTATAGCTCATCTTGTTATGTTTCCTCTGATAATTTTATACAAACAGCAAGTTGCAGCTAGGAGGGAGGGAGGAGGCTCAAATGTTGCACCATTTTGCTGTGCCCTATATGCAATTACatgcttctttttttcttctccttttctatTCTCTCGTTCTCTCCCCCCCTTCAGGTTGTAATTTTGTTCCTGGGGATGGGGTGGTTAAACTTTTCTATAAGTACTCTGGTCATTGCAGTAGACTGAAGATTCCTCATTGTGCTATTGTTTTATAGCTGTCAATGTGAAAATTGTTGCTTGATGACTATAATTATCTGGCATATCTTCAACTAATTATAGGAGTTCTGAGAATGACTCctgcatttattttaattaggtCATTGTGCACATGTTTACATGGGCTTCTGTTTATTGGTTGGTTTTCTAttactagggctgcaaacgagctgAGTGGAGTCGAGATTTGGCCTAATTGAGCCGAGCCTCGACTTAAGTTTatgaagctcgagctcgacaaGCTCTCAGTATAAAGCTGGAGCTtgagttaaaaaaattaaaaaattataattattttattttttttaaaaaagaataaaataataatttttcttaacaaataataaaatattaggaatatatatgtaatttcattattaaaataaaaaatattatatatatatatatatatatatatatatatttatataatcgAGTCGGCTTGCGAGCTAACGAGTTGAGTATCTTTGAACTTGAGTTCAACTTCGTTAGCTTGAGTTCGACTAGGGCTGTGACTTGAACAGCTTGCAAGCGGCTCGACTCGTGTACAGCCCTATTTCCAATATTGTTGTTGGGTTCAATGCTTTACGTTTGATTTGTTTTGACTTTCACGTAGTGGCTTTTTGTTTCTAATTTAAGTTATGCTCTTTGCACGTGTGTGTTTTGGTTGGTCTAGAGAGTTGATTTACTCTGTTGGTAGGGGGGAAAAATACCCATATTTCATTTGTATGGCTTGGTTGTAGCAAATTGTTAGCTACTGCATATTGTGTTTATCTTTTATTCTGTTAGTAGAAATTGCATTATATGTCCTTACTGATTTCTTCTTTACATCTTCTTCTCTTGAACCAGGAAGCAGCAGCACTGGCTGCAGCTGAGGTCGCTTTTCTGCTGCAGGCTGGGCAACGTAGGGGTATTCAAGTCAGAATTGCACCAGTACCTACACCAGCACCAGCGCCTGTAGCAGCAAACGAACCTGCAGTAACTGCACATACAGGGCCAGCTCAATGACTTCTGGGTTTCCCGTCTTCTTCTAAGCTTGTCTAGAGGAATGTACTGATGATTACGGTTTCTTCCGACATTTTTTACAGCACCAGAGGAAATATATGTATTGATCTTTGCAATTGTTTCTGCGGGTTTCTTTTTCCTGGTTGTGAGTTGATCCTGCTGTCCACGATATCTTAACTTCAATCATTGTATAAGACCTGTAAACTACATATTAAAGTAGCAATCACTTCAGCTGCTGCTGTGGATTGCTTTAATTTTCAATATGATTATTCTGTAAATAAGTGAAGATTTGTACTTGGTACTTGCTCAAGAAGCTGTTACTATGACTATGACCGTTCTTTGTCTTCATTCCTGTTAACACCTTTGCATTTCCCCTTGTTATAGTGTTCAGTTGAATGCATTTTACTTGGCTTTCAGTACCAGAAAAGGAATCTGCTAAGATGTATTTAAAACTGGTTTTTGTAAGTTAACCATTTCCTGATATCTGCAGCTGTAGAGAATCTAAGGGACAAGGGAGACTTGGCCGCTTTGTAATTTGTTTTCCCTGTTTAGTTACTTGGGctaccccctttttttttgttttgctgcCTAGCTGATGAACAGATGACTTTGGTGTTATTGGATCAGTTGGTGATCTCTTTACCGTTAGGCCCTATttggtttttgaatttttttggtgCTTATTTTCACATGTTTTGAATTCTTAGGGGTAAGGTAAATCTTGACTGTCAGTTTTCAATTCACCAAATATTATCCTTGCTCAACCAATTCTTTTGAAgattacaaaattttttaaaagttttttacACTTATTATCACAACAAATATCTTCACCTATTCCAAGATGAACCAAACATGGGATGAGACACTTTCAACAATTTAAACCAATCTCATCCCACTAATCCATCACAGAAACGTGCTTGAGAGATTTAGCAAATTAGTGAAGCAATGAAACAATCTTGCCTTGAAGATAAGTTTTGggattttcttctcttctttttttaatcTTCTTTTGGATCCTCAGACACTTTGAAGAAAAGCCAAGAAATTGATTAAGATAAGATGTATAAGTGTATAACAAGAAGGTTTATCTACTGAAATTTGATTGTCCTAGGATGCATAATCTGAAAGCAACTGCTCGTGTATGtttcttttttgctttaaaACCGTGCCAAAAGAATCTAAACAAAATACTCTTGACTGGCTTTTAGATCACATTACTGCATTTCCATCTCTTTTACTAATAACTTGTAAATAAACCACCCCCAATACACCATTCCTCCAGGAACATAAGAAATTTCGTGTACTTTCTAATGCAAACCTaatcaaaaaatttcttaatcACATGGCATTTGGTTCTGGATTAACATATGTTAAGGGTTCCTTTGCATGGgggtttttcaaaaaaaaaaaaaaaaaaagggtcaatTTGGTAACAAGAAGAAACTAGAGATTGGCCAggagcaagaaaatgaaatggtAAGGCCATAATTTGGTGTTATGGGGTTCAATTCGTCGCTAAAATTTTGAATGGATTTAATTATGGTCATGGCTGCTAAAAACAAAGAtagagaagagaaaagaaaagcataaaGGAAATCCATTAAGCACAAGAAACCAAGACTGGGATTTTTGTTTGCATAGAGAGAAGAGCTTGGAATGCTAAAGTGAGATAGCATAAAGCAGGGATTTGGTTTTTTAGAAGAGGCTTCTATCCCCACATTGCCCAACATTCCCCCAGCTTTATCTAGCTTTCTTGCAACTGTAGCAACCTCAACTTTGGCTGGCTTATGCCTTTGTTCTACCAAAGGAGCCACTCACACTTTGTAATTCAATATTCAAATTCCTAAGGCTACAAAAGAATGTtgaagatacttttcattatCCTTATACATCACATATTATGATTTATGCCCTGGTTAATTGTCTTGATAGGATTTGGAGTCAAAACACAAATATTCACCTAATTGGTGAGCTGTAGGACAAAAAAGTTGGAGCTTTTCAAAGCTCAAGTTGGGTTAAAATCCATAATTTTAGCTACGCGTTATTGaagaattaaatcaaatattatTCTA encodes:
- the LOC140006135 gene encoding uncharacterized protein, with product MGEDLIVKVDHVITPDAMQSAPKSEGGGTSVESSSSHLVNPPASVIDIKEDEDDSVGEDEPLIQTVECRICQEEDSIKNLEVPCACSGSLKFAHRACVQRWCDEKGGITCEICHQPYQPNYTAPPPTHPEDTAIDIGEGWTIAGTPVDLNDPRLIAMATAERHLLEPEYDEYADSSASGAAFCRSAALILMALLLLRHALTIGNGDGDDDDVSTFFALFLLRAAGFLLPCYIMAWAISVLQRRRQRQEAAALAAAEVAFLLQAGQRRGIQVRIAPVPTPAPAPVAANEPAVTAHTGPAQ